The sequence CCGATCTACCCCCGATCTATCCCTGATCTATCCCTGATCTATCCCTGATCTATCCCTGATCCACCCCTGATCCACCCCCGATCTACCCCCGATCTACCCCCGATCTATCCCTGATCTATCCCTGATCTATCCCTGATCTATCCCTGATCCATCCCTGATCCACCCCTGATGTATCAGCGATCCACCCCCGATCCGCCCCTGATCTATCCCTGATCCACCCCCGATCCATCCCTGATCCACCCCCAATCTATCCCCGATCCACCCCCGATGTACCCCCGATCCACCCCTGATCCACCCCCGATCTATCCCTGATCTATCCCTGATCCACCCCTGATCTGCCCCCCATCCATCCCCGATCTATCAGTGATCCATCCCTGATCCATCAGTGATCTATCCCTGATCCACCCCTGATCCATCCCCAATCCATCCCCGATCCACCCCCGATGTATCCCTGATCCACCCCTGATGTATCAGCGACCCATCCCCAATCTATCCCTGATCCacccctgctccatccctgctccatcccccatCCATAACTGGGCCTTCCAGGGGTGCTGGCAGCACGGGGGAACTGAGGCAGAGCCGCGAGCGGAGCCGGCGCCAGCAACGGTTCATATATTTATTCATAAGCCAAGTTATCCATAAAAAAGTTCCATAGTAAAAGGCCTTTACAGGAATGGCGGCTCATAAAACCTTTGTTTAAccctttgctcctttttttttttttttgtcctttcgggttattttttattttttttaatcctgttttgtgggattttttttttttttctgttttgttttttttagtgtttacACTGGAAAAGCCCCTGTACATATTTtccgggcagcggcggcggaaCGGGCCAGCGtccgccggccccgcggggtCCCCGTGGTCCccccggggtgtcccccccGCGGTCACCCCACTATTGCACTGGGGACGGCGGCGCTGGGCCCCCCGCCCGGGGCCGAGCCCCCCGCCCTGGCCCCCTCTGTACAGCGctccccgctgtccccgtcCCCCCAGGCTGGGGGACACAGTGCACTGAAAcgaccccccccccacccccttccccgaggattattattatttttttgtgattttttttcatcattttttgtcttttttttgtctttttttttttttcctttgctgttgtagggtttggttgttttttttttttttcgtttgtttgtttttttcctttctcgCTTTTCCATAAAACTTCCCGGAAGAAATACAATATTTACAGGCAAAATAAATAGAACAACACACCTGATTTCTGCTTCACCTGCTGGCAAACAGTCAGAGGTACTAGGGAAAGTTATGGCTTGTAGGGgagccccccccccaccacGCCCCCCGACgtgcccccagtgtccccacgtCACCCTTTGCGGGGTCAGCACAGGGTGGGCACCCCGGGGGTCAGCACAGGATGGGCACCCCAGGGGTCAGCACAGGGCACCCCGGGGGTCAGCACAGGGTGGGCACCCCGGGGGTCAGCACAGAGCACCCCGGGGGTCAGCACAGGGCGGGCACCCCGGGGGTCAGCACAGGGCGGGCACCCCGGGGGTCAGCACAGAGCACCCTGGGGGTCAGCACAGGGCACCCCGGGGGTCAGCACAGGGTGGGCACCCCGGGGGTCAGCACAGAGCACCCTGGGGGTCAGCACAGGGCACCCCGGGGGTCAGCACAGGATGGGCACCCCGTCGGCGGTCACCAGGCGCCCCGTGGTGGGGTCGTAGGTGCCCGCCAGGTAATAGAGGTCCTGGCGGTCCTGGCAGCGGCGGCCGCGCGTCAGCTGCTCGTAGTGCTCCCGCCCCACCACCTGGCACTTGTGCGAGATGGTCTGCACGTCGTTCTCGTCCTCGTGGCACGACTGGTACAGCGCGTTCTGCGGGGACAAGGCGCCGTCACTGCCGCTGCCTGGGCTGCCGCGTGGCTAGCAGCTGGGGGGGTATGGCTACCCGGCTGGGGACGTGGCTACCTGCTGTGGGATGTGGCTCCCTGGCTCCCTACATGGCTACCTGCTGTGGGATATGGATACCTGCTGTGGGACATGGCTGCCCGGTGTGGGATATGGCTACCTGGCTGGGGATGTGGCTACCTGCTGTGGGATGTGTCTCCCTGGCTCCCTACATGGCTACCTGCTGTGAGATGTTGCTACCTAGCTGTGCTACCTGCTGTGGGACATGGCTGCCTGATGTGGGATATGGCTACCCGGCTGGGGACGTGGCTACCTGCTGTGGGATATGGCTACCTGCTGTGGGATGTGGCTCCCTGGCTCCCTACATGGCTACCTGCTGTGGGACATGGCTGCCTGCTGTGGGATAATGGCTACCTAGCTGGTGACATGGCTACCTACTGTGGGACATGGCTGCCTGCTGTGGAATATGGCTACCCAGCTGGTGATATGGCTACCTGCTGTAGGACGGGGCCACCTGGCCAGTGACAGGGCCACCTGTTCTGGGACATGGCCACTTGGCATGGTGCATGGCTACCTGACGTAGATATGTGGCTACTTGACACCATACATGGCTACCTGACGTGGTGCGTGGCCATGCGTGGCTACATGACATGGGACACGGCTACCTGGCATGGCATGGGGCTACCTGACACCACACCCACGTACCACACATGGTGCATGGCTACTTGCCCTGATACGTGGCTACCTCATGGCTCCTTGGCACGATACGTCTTGACACGATGTGTGGCTACCTGACGCATTATGCGGCTACTTGACATGATGCACGACCCCACGACGTGGTACCTGCCTACCCCTGTGGCCACCTGACTCGGCACGTGGCTACCTCAGCTGCCACGTGGCTCCCTGCCCCcggagccagccctgccctcaccTTGCCGTCGCTCTGGCGCTTGCCCAGCTTGGTCTCCTCGGGGTGGTAGAACCACTTGACCTTGACCACCATGTTGCTGGCCCAGGACTCCCACATGCTCTCGATGCGGCCGATGTAGGGCAGGTTGGGCCGCCCGGCCGACAGGAACACGGCGCAGTCGCCCACGCGCAGCGTCTCCTTGCCCCGCACGATGGCCTTGTAGAACAGCTTCCGCGCCTTGCCCTTCATGCCGCGCcgctggggaggggacacgggctCAGCgccagcacagggacccccagacCCGCCCTGCTGGCCTGGGGACACGGCTGGTGTCACCCGCACTGCCAGCTGAAGGGACACCGCTGGTGTCACCCGCACTGCCAGCTCAagggacaccactggtgtcACCCGCACTGCCACCTCAAGGGACACGGCTGGCGTCACCCGCACTGCCAGCTGAAGGGACACTGCTGGTGTCACCCGCACTGCCACCTCAAGGGATGCCGCTGGCGTCACCCGCACTGCCAGCTCAAGGGACACCGCTGGTGTCACCCGCACTGCCACCTCAAGGGATGCCGCTGGCGTCACCCGCACTGCCAGCTCAAGGGACACCGCTGGTGTCACCCGCACTGCCAGCTCAAGGGACACCGCTGGTGTCACCCGCACTGCCAGCTCAAGGGATGCCACTGGTGTCACCCGCACTGCCAGCTCAAGGGACACCGCTGGTGTCAccacctccctgtgctggcattCACAGTTGGCGTCACTACGCTGGCTCGCTGGCTGTCCACGTGCCACCAGCACCCTCTCCCATcctgcagccagtgccaccagcactgggCACCCACATGTCACACGTGACACTGGGTGATGTCCCCAACAGCCTGAGCAGGCCGGGCTCTGCGGGCAGCACGTGGCACCTGACACGTCCCCAGTGTGCACATTGTCCCTTGCCCGCAGACCTGTGCCCCCTGCCCCGAGCtgtgctccttccctcccaaacCGTGCCCAGGTGGGCGCCCATGGCGGGCACGGCCCGTGCCAAGAGCTGGGTGCCGGCTGTGCCGCGGCAGAGCCCGTGGGGTTCCTTACCTGCGTGGGGTTCCCCGACCACCTCCAGAGCTGGCGCGCGGGCAGGAAGGCGGAGATCTTTGGCCGGTTTTCCACCGAGGGCAGGCGCTGCCGCCGGGAGAACTCTTTGGCTTTGGCGAAGCTGAGGGGATCCTTGCGCTTGAGCTTGGCCTTggggccggcggcggccgccTTGGACAGGAAGCAGCGCTGGGGCGCGGCGCCCTTGGGCCGCAGCGCGTCCGGCTGCGCCAGCAGCGCCGGCACCGGGTGCGACAGGcaggtctgcagcagcagcgccgAGTCCTCGTCCTCCGAGCTGTAGGAGGAATCCTCGTTGTCCGAGGAGCACAGGCTGGACGTGGAGATGGAGCCGGAGCTGGACGAGGTGGAGGAGCCCGAGGAAGAGGAGGACACGGAAAGGCGCGTCATGAAGCGCGAGGGGACGTCGGCGCCGAGCCCGCCCGCGTCCTCGTCCTCGTCCATGTCCGAGTAGGAGCTGTGGCAGTCGCTGTCGCAGTTCAGGGCGAAGTCCCCGTGCCCTGAGTACTTGCGCAGCGCCAGCCCCACGGGCAGCGGGTGCGCGGCCGCGCGGCCCCTGCGCTCCCGGCCGCCCAGGCCGGCGTGTCCGTAGCCGTGGCTGCCCAGCGGCCGCTCCAGCCTGGCCCCGAAGTCCTTCTCGGCCAACAGCAACGCCTTGCACGTCTTGTTCTTGGGGGATGTCACCCCCTCGTGGTCCAGCTTGACCAGGTACTCGCTGCCCGCCGCCTTCCTGCGCCCGCTCCTGCCCACCTCGGCCTCCAGCCGCTCGGCTTTCTTGGAGCGCAGGAGCTTCTGGGCCGCCGGCAGCACCAGCCCGGCGCCGGCGCCGAAGGAGCCGTAGGAGCTGGCGATGCGGCCGAAGGAGTCGGCGCCGAAGGCGTTGCCGAAGACGGGGGCGGcgaggtggtggtggtggtggtgcagGGGGAAGAGGGTCTCCTTGGCCCGCAGCTTCTTGGCGCTGCCGTTGACCTGGAAGAGGTTCTGGAGCACGGCCGAGCCCTTGTTCGCCGCCTTCCGCTTGGTCTGTGCCACGGCGGCCCAGCTGAGCAGGGACCCTCCGCGCCGCCCGGCCGTGGAGTCGCCCAGCGCCGGCCCCCGGCCCCCCGACAGCCCCTCCATGGCTTTGCCTGCGGAACACAGGGGTCAGGaggccacaggagcagggagggagggacgcTCTGGGGCTGATCTCCACCCCCGTCGTGCCACCCcttgctccagccccagctcctcaaCTTTCTCTGCACCCCAATATTGCCAGTCCCCTTAACCCCATCTTTGCATCCCAGCACCCTTCCATACATCCCTGCATCGTCCCATGAATCTGTTCCCCTGCCTACACCCCAGCACCtttccctgcatcccagcagCCTTCCCCACACCCCAGCACACTTCCCCACATCCCAGTATCCTTCCCTCATCCCGGACTCTTTCTCACATCCCAATGCCTTTCCCCCATCCCAACAACAtccccctcatcctgctccttcccctccatACCACTTTTCTCCTTGCCGGCCGCCTTCCTGCCGGAATTCCGGGGGGGCTGGGGGCCGTGGTCGGGGCAGAGCGCGGGGGGCAGCGCCCCAGGGGTGCCCACGTCGCCACACGCCCGCTTCGCCCGCCGGCAGGAGCTGGACACCAGCAGCGCCGGGGAGGGCTCGGTGCCTGCGGGGAGCGGGGGGTCAGGGCGGCGCCGAGctccccccacagccccccacaTCCCCTGACCCCACCCCGCCCCTCACATTGGATCTTGAAGTCGGGGGGCAGCAGGCGGATGTTGGACACAGCGATGTGTCCCGTGTCCCCGTCATCGAACTCCACCAGCACGGCCTCGgcgtcctcctcctcctcgtcgcTGGAGGAGCCTGCGGCACAGGGGGGCTGTTGGGACGGGCAGGGGATCcccggcgccgcccgcccccACCGGCTGACCCCAGCCAGCCTCACCTCGCACCACGTTCCCCGGATAGAGGCACCGGGATTTCTGGCTCCAGTAGGCACAGACGCGGGTGCCGGGTGGAAGGCTCCGCCGGGACTGCGGCCGGATGTCCAGGACCTGGGGGAAGCAGCGTGTCAGGGTTTGTGGGGTCCGGGACCCCCTCCCTGACCCCTCGCCCTGAACCCCACCCCGACCGCCCCCACTCACcgcctcctgcagcagctgctcctgcgaGTAGATGTGCTGCCGGTTCCCCCGCTCACCCTCGATGATGATGCTGtagctggggagggggcacagaAAGGGTTCAGCACCCGCCTTGGTGCACCCCTCAAACGGCTGGGAcccccccacccctgcccaAAATGTCCGGGACCCCCCGGGAGCCTCCACTCACATGTCGGGGGGCTGGATGGTGCGCACGCTGCCGGCGTAGAGCAGGCTGTCCTCCTTGGGGATCAGGATGTGCAGCCCATCCCGCAGATCCTCCTTCTGGATGGCGCAGGCGTGGGGCACCCCCCCGCGTGCCCCCCCTGCCAGGCagcctcccagctcctcctcctcctccgagAAGCTGCTGTTGTCGTCGAAGTCAAAGTCGTCCTCCACGGTGAAGCTCTCCAGGAGTTTGCTGACGGCCCGGCCCTTgcactgcaggaggaggctTGGGGTGGGTGGGGGGCAAAGGGGGCCGTGCCAGAGTGGGGGGGGTCACCCCCCACGGGTCTCACCTGTTTGGTGGCCACTTTGCTCTTGACCTTGGCCAGCTTCTTGCCCTTGCTCAGGATGGTCTTGGCGCTCCGGGGGGAGAGGGCCAGCGAGAGTGCCCCGTTCTTGCGCTGCACGGGGAGGTCAGGGCCGGCCAATGACCCCTCTGTGTGACCCCAGCCCCCCCAGAGCTCACCAGGGCCTCCCACCACCCTCAGGGGTGGCCCCTCAGCTCCGccagcacccacagcctgtGCAAAACCGGCCCCCATCCCTCTGCACCCCACGGCTCCATCAGTGCCCCACAACCACCCCCAAAAACCTGCACACAGGTCTCACTGACAgcccccaacaaccccacccctGCATTCCCTGGTCCCATTGGTGGCCCCAGCCCATGGAGACGCCACATCCCCCTGCCCCCGAGCCCAGGgttgcccccagcccagcccccacTCACCCTGAGGGCCGCCTGCAGCCCTTTGCTCTTGCGGGTGCCCTTCTTGCCCCTCTCTCCCAGCCGAGCCCCCTCGTCCCGCGGCCCCAACAGCCGGGGGTCGGTGCCCCCAAAGAGGCTgctggggggtcccggggggctTGGGCCGCCGGGGGCTGGGGGCCTCAGGCTCTCCTTGGCCTTGGCTTTCAGCTTCTTCTTGCTGCCCTCGGGGCAGCCCCCCGCCTTCCGCCGGCCCGGCACCTTCTCCAGCTTCCCGGCTGCCCCCGGCTTCACCGGCCGCCGCTTGATCTTCACCTCCCCCTCGGGGCTGCCCAGGCGGCAGGGACCTGGCAGGGAGAGGGGTCAGGGCACCCCACGGGGTGACGGGGCTCAGGGGACCCCATGGAGGCCCGGGCTTGCAGCACCTCACAGTTGCCCACCCAGTCCCAGCAGGTGCCCCCCGGGGTCCTTGCCCCTGTGCCTGCCAGCATTGCCAGGGTCAATCCCGTTACCTAGCAGCCcctgcctttcctttttcttcttggcCTTCTCATTGGCCTCCATCTTCACCACGGAGGATGGGGagggtcccagcacagccaccgGCCCTGTGGGCAGTGACAGCCCCGGCTCCTCGTCCCCCTCCTCGCTGTCCGTGTCACCCTCAGGCTCGTCTGCAAGGGGAGAGGACAGCGGTGAGGGACTCCTGCACACAGGGGTGGCCCCTGCACCCCCACTGAAGAACTGGGTGAGTCGAGGCCGTGTGTGACCCCCTGGCATGAGCCACACCCCCCATCTGTCCTGCGCCCCCCAGACCCACGGCTGGACCCTGCACCCCCAGCTTCGACCCTGAACCCCAGTCCCATGACAGACCCCAGAACCCCAACCCTCACATCCCCGTCCCCGTGCCAGATcccacatccccatcccctgtcccaCACCACCTCACAagcagctccccatcccacccctgtgGCCCATTCTGGACCTCACCCCATCAcccccatcccaatcccacaccccatccctgtgcccgcCTTGCCTCGGAAGTGGGGGGGCTGCCGGGGACCGGGGTCCTGCCCCTGGTACTTGGAGCCCTTGGAGCCCTTGGGCCGGTTCAGCTTCTTCTGGATGCGGGCAGCGGGGTTGGGGTCCCTCCGGCggaaggggctgagcccggGGGGCAGCCCCTTGCCCTTCACCTTCTGCTTCAGCTGTGACACCCCACGAGTCACCACACAGGGCAGAGGACCCCACACTGGGGGGACTCAGGGGGGCGTTGGGGGTAGAACACACCCCCCAGACCCCGTGGGACTCACCGGGGAGCCCTGGAGGCTGCTGAAGGTGCCTCCAGCCAGTTTGCTCCTCTTCTTCTGGGGCTCGGGGTCCCCCCTCAGCTCggcacacagcagggacaggctggtCTTCACTGCCCTGGGGGGGCACAGTGTGGGCACGGCGCCCGcagggcccccagggaaccctGCACCCCCTTGGGGGGGGGATCCTGCACCCCTGGATGGAAGCTGCACCCCTCAGCTTCATCCTGCACCCCCCAGAAGGATCCAGACCCCACTCTGGCTGGCTCCTGCACGCCCCAGCTGCcgtctccctcctcccctccctcactAACGTTTTGTGACATAAAACCTGCCGATTAAATTCGTCCCCTGGGCCAAGGGGGACACGCGGCACCAGTCACTCACTTGACCTTGCGGCTCTCggccctgcccagggcactggAGTGTTTCCGCTTCCtcggccggcccggcccgcgccgcgccgggcTGCGGGAGCTCTCGTCACGCCTGGAAAACGGGGGGCACCGTCAGCACAGCCCCCGCCGCCACCAGGGCGAGGACAGGCCCAGGCTCGCTGCACAGATCACTGTCAGTGCTGTCCCCGGGCTCaggacggggacggggacggggacaggacGTACTCGTGGTCGTGGCGCCGCTGCAGCCTCACCAGCTCCCGCTGCTTCTCCTTGTAGCGGCGCTGGAGCTCGGCCAGGCGCATCCGCACCTCCACCTCCTGCGTGTTCAGCTGCTCCATGGCCGCCTTCAGCGGGCACACCTGGGTGGCCAGGGGGGGgtttgggcacagctggcagcgCCAGCGGCCTCAaagccagggctgaggctgggcacagctcacccccccttcccaccccctcCAGGAGACACTCACGGCCTTGGTTTTGGGGGTCCAGGTGTACTTGCGCCGGGGGACGCGGGCACGGGgcgggggggacacgggcagggGGCTGAGTGCGGGGGGGCTGCCCTCCCGTCCCGCCGCCTCCACCAGCGACCAGGCGGCCGCCACCGTGGCCAGGTTCTGCAGGTTGaaggccagcagctcctcatcctcacctgtggggagggcagggggtcAGCAAGGACCGacatcccagagccctgcatTGGCTCCTGGGCGGGCTGGGGGGCACAGGAGCGGACCCCTGGCTGGGAGGGCCGTGATGATTTGCCCCATCTGGCCCCGTGCCCATCCCACCACCCCATCCACGGGGAGTGGGACACCACAGCCAGCTCCTCACCCCACGCTGTCCCCACCTGAACACAGCACTGGGTCCCCCcctcgctccctccctccctcccgcctgcagggctggggatgtgCCAGGCTCTGCGGCCATTCCCGCTGGGGCCTCTGGGATTCCCTGGGGAAGCCGAGCTGGGAGGGAATCCCGGCGCCTGCCTGGAGCCAGCGCTGGAGCCGAGCCCTGGCTGCGAGTGGGGCACAGCATGGCACGGCACGCAGACCCCAGTCCCACAGGACAGAGGGCACTGGAAGCGCCTGGGGCGCTGGGAGTCACCAGGGCAtgctggggacacttggggggCACCGGGTGTCACCCACCTTCCCTGGCCAGGTCACAGCGGCGCCGGCGCAGCTCCAGGTCGGCGAGTTCGCTGAGCAGGGCGATGCCCGGGATCCctgaggggtggggggcaggCGAAGGGGGGGCCGGGGGAGGCTCCTCGGGCTCCTCCAGCGCTGGCAGCTCCCCCAGGTCGATGCCGGCGGCGATCAGCGCCTCCAGCCCACCCGTGCAGCCCTGGTGTCCACTGGGGACGtcaccatcctc comes from Vidua macroura isolate BioBank_ID:100142 chromosome 19, ASM2450914v1, whole genome shotgun sequence and encodes:
- the BAHCC1 gene encoding BAH and coiled-coil domain-containing protein 1, which produces MDGRDFAPPPRLLSERGSLGHRHGTGRVAGSAHGAVQPPGHFQPTKYFPAPISMATHTAGSSLMGSAPPSSFMGGFLSGSLGSGGPSHPAGPAASPPEPAFCGPHSGTSQIWFSHSHEAPGYPRFSGSLASTFLPMGHLDHHGNGNVLYGQHRFYESQKDNFYLRNLPAQPPLLPASHGFPGIARAAPGPPAGSCSRERDAGPLPKTPKDYERFLTGKEKGGKGDPKERLPEEDPKERHKAVLPVLPEGHCKEGVPPRGSGDGRPKPLASCLLGAKGLDGDGARAALPSCAGSALPRAARCAPKEREPGVPEAPQPYGEAVERRQMLHHAVSYAVPAAGSFPCLPLHAGPEVLCPLPEPPARELKLSGATLVPSVGPPTDKSRSFQAESGGMERGEGKERHAEAGAEPYGAPFHHPLKAEGPAERRLDWGTPGTRLKGLEYLGGGAAEGPPFSGRCPAPKAGLEKGYFEVPPAPDCSRAPRPDPLGVRVGPSCCTLEKGPPKDPPAQKVARIRHQQHPEAEAAEGKRKPLELGGLGYGGHPLPPWGVQGQGPPLAVAEERKGGPYLDPFGAGLVRAQEVPNAPDEVSAMKNLLKYSNGALLGGQKGPPFVGLGSAKGSCAHQDAKFPPGKGQPELERPDCARGREHEALGPGGTEGEVRQPPVGIAVAVARQKDTLGRHEPYGTGGAGGSGRQRAAAGVKAGTARPVHLMELEAEEERGRLCEERLGLPGRDILLQDNKDLVEFARMHPSGGCPGELTPHLMMTGGSSLPAGQLGGDPAAHAHPAHTHWLPRTRSPSIWMGGHSYGIGHPALHQNLPPAFPASMPSAMQPVFPLAQDPPAQLVILPTEPPTHGTPHTLADVMDQASLWPPMYPGRGPGAHLQHTGQLPVYPRSQFLRQQELYALQQQQQQQQQQQQQRAAQALEIQRQVHGQRKPEEQPLELEERGPEKPLKPSHKAVALNPPAKGLTSAAPAPPKLSPCCHSPALRHPAKCPVTLPTAPCTLPACPAASPAVAPRSPAASPLPAPSKGGDGGEDARGEGQPPRRYPKPLEPDLPPGYGYPATAMGYPAAHSAEPADPDPVHAGSPPAEPEQSRTFSPTAEALREPGPPREPPAEGPGALLHRHHLLLPPGPLCGERGAAPAGGGTEEPFGGHREVAQGAPEQPEQQHPVPEEGGSPLLSPLPPAAEEEEEEEEEEEEGDSDGSEPEGSCDEEEEEEDGDVPSGHQGCTGGLEALIAAGIDLGELPALEEPEEPPPAPPSPAPHPSGIPGIALLSELADLELRRRRCDLAREGEDEELLAFNLQNLATVAAAWSLVEAAGREGSPPALSPLPVSPPPRARVPRRKYTWTPKTKAVCPLKAAMEQLNTQEVEVRMRLAELQRRYKEKQRELVRLQRRHDHERDESSRSPARRGPGRPRKRKHSSALGRAESRKVKAVKTSLSLLCAELRGDPEPQKKRSKLAGGTFSSLQGSPLKQKVKGKGLPPGLSPFRRRDPNPAARIQKKLNRPKGSKGSKYQGQDPGPRQPPHFRDEPEGDTDSEEGDEEPGLSLPTGPVAVLGPSPSSVVKMEANEKAKKKKERQGLLGPCRLGSPEGEVKIKRRPVKPGAAGKLEKVPGRRKAGGCPEGSKKKLKAKAKESLRPPAPGGPSPPGPPSSLFGGTDPRLLGPRDEGARLGERGKKGTRKSKGLQAALRRKNGALSLALSPRSAKTILSKGKKLAKVKSKVATKQCKGRAVSKLLESFTVEDDFDFDDNSSFSEEEEELGGCLAGGARGGVPHACAIQKEDLRDGLHILIPKEDSLLYAGSVRTIQPPDIYSIIIEGERGNRQHIYSQEQLLQEAVLDIRPQSRRSLPPGTRVCAYWSQKSRCLYPGNVVRGSSSDEEEEDAEAVLVEFDDGDTGHIAVSNIRLLPPDFKIQCTEPSPALLVSSSCRRAKRACGDVGTPGALPPALCPDHGPQPPRNSGRKAAGKEKSGKAMEGLSGGRGPALGDSTAGRRGGSLLSWAAVAQTKRKAANKGSAVLQNLFQVNGSAKKLRAKETLFPLHHHHHHLAAPVFGNAFGADSFGRIASSYGSFGAGAGLVLPAAQKLLRSKKAERLEAEVGRSGRRKAAGSEYLVKLDHEGVTSPKNKTCKALLLAEKDFGARLERPLGSHGYGHAGLGGRERRGRAAAHPLPVGLALRKYSGHGDFALNCDSDCHSSYSDMDEDEDAGGLGADVPSRFMTRLSVSSSSSGSSTSSSSGSISTSSLCSSDNEDSSYSSEDEDSALLLQTCLSHPVPALLAQPDALRPKGAAPQRCFLSKAAAAGPKAKLKRKDPLSFAKAKEFSRRQRLPSVENRPKISAFLPARQLWRWSGNPTQRRGMKGKARKLFYKAIVRGKETLRVGDCAVFLSAGRPNLPYIGRIESMWESWASNMVVKVKWFYHPEETKLGKRQSDGKNALYQSCHEDENDVQTISHKCQVVGREHYEQLTRGRRCQDRQDLYYLAGTYDPTTGRLVTADGVPILC